TCGTTGTTCCATGTATGCGAGAAGGAGTTCTCTATGAAACAGGATGAACCAAGGATATGGCACGTGGTCTTTGCCGGTCTTGTGGTGGGCAGTCTTGTGTGGTTCTGGGCCGGGCAAAGTGTGGCACAGGAAAAAGAAGTCGCCGCTGCTGGGAAGAACGTCTACGACCAGAATTGTGCGGTCTGCCATGGGCGTGAAGCGAAAGGAGATGGTGGCGCAGTCTCGCTTTTGACGGTCAAGCCGGCTGACTTGACGCAGATCGCAAAGCGAGCCGGAGGAACGTTTCCCTTCTGGAAAGTCTACGGCGTGATCGATGGACGTGAAGAAGTCAAAGGCCACGGGACCCGTGACATGCCCATTTGGGGAGCGGAATTCCGCGCCCAGGCTGGGTCGAGCCCCGCAGCCGAGTCCCAAACACGAGGACGAGTATTAGAGCTTGTCTACTACCTCCAGTCCATACAGGCAAAGTAGTCCTGAGATGAGGGGCGGCGGAACGTCGGTTACGCTCGCCCCTGTCTTGAGACATCCCCAACTGCTGGTCAGCTCCAGAAACGAGGGATTGCGGTGAAGAAGGTACAATTTCGACTTTTCGCGCTCATGTGTGTGGCATCCCTGTGGTGCCCCGTGTTCACCGACGCGCAAGATACCGCTGCCGGCGCACGATTGTTTCATCAATATCGCAGGAGATGTTATCGTGACTACAATCACGCGACCCTCAGTCCCTCTGCTGCATTTTCTCGGTGCCGCCGAGACGGTCACCGGTAGTCGTTTTCTCATCGACACTCCGCAAGCGCGGGTCTTAGTGGACTGTGGATTATTCCAAGGCTTGAAGCCTTTGCGGTTGCGTAACTGGAACCCCTTTCCCGTCGATCCCGCGAGTATCGATGCGATCCTGCTCACGCACGCGCATCTGGATCACACCGGCTATGTCCCGGCGCTGACGCGGAACGGGTTCACCGGACAGATCTTTGCTACCGAAGGAACAAGAGACCTGTCTCGTATCGTCTTATCGGACAGTGGTCATTTGCAGGAAGAAGACGCGGCCTATGCCAATCGGAAGGGATTCTCCAAACACTCTCCTGCCTTGCCATTGTACACTGAAGAGGATGGCTATCGGGCAGTGGAGCGGTTTAGCGTCGTCCCTTTCAACAGCGCCCAGGAGGTTGCACCCGGTATCCGCGCGACCTTTCGTCCTGCTGGCCATATCCTGGGTTCGGCGACGATTGCACTTGAACTCGCTCATACTCAAGTGCGAAGCCTCGTCTTTAGTGGAGATTTAGGGCGTCCACCTCATCCCATCTTTTGTTCTCCCGTACCCTTGCCGGACGCTGACATCGTCGTGGTGGAATCCACCTATGGCGATCATCGGCACGAGGATGAGCAGTCGCTCCGGCGGTTCGAGGACGCCATCGTCCGTACGGTCAATCGTAGTGGCATGATGATTATCCCCTCCTTTGCCGTTGACCGCACGGAGGTGATTCTTTTTCACCTCCGTCGTTTAGGGCAGGCCAAGCGGATACCGCAGCTGCCGGTCTATGTCGATAGTCCGATGGCGCTTGCCTCGCTGGCGATTTATCGTCGAGCACTCGAGGAGGGCAGCCCTGAGTTTGAGCCGGGACTCCAGAGTGAGCCGGATCCCTTCGATCCTGGTCGGTTAATCGAAGCCCGCACGGTGGCGCAGTCCATGGCGATCAACGACCAGCGCTATCCTTCTATCATTATCTCGGCCTCGGGCATGGCGACTGGTGGGCGCGTCCTCCATCATCTGGCCAATCGGTTACCGGATCACCGCAACACGGTCATTTTGGTGGGCTACCAAGCCGAAGGCACGCGCGGACGCGCGTTGCTCGAAGGAGTACGGTCGATAAAGATGTTGGGACGCTACATCCCAGTGCGGGCGGAGATCGTCAATGTCCCTGCTTTCTCGGCCCATGCCGATCAAAGCGAGACGCTCCAATGGCTGCGCTCTGCGCCTCGTCCGCCAGACACCACGTTTATCGTCCACGGCGAGAAGCCCGCTGCCGAAGCGCTCCATGATGCGATTGAGCAAGAACTGGGGTGGACGGCTGTAGTCCCGCGTTATCTGGAACGCGTACGGTTGGATTAAATCAAGTCTCTCACGCAACACGTCACACGTCATACGGAAGCTTCCTATGTTTCGCGTCAAACAGTTGCGCATCGACACCTTGGGCGAGCACGTGATTTTCATTCACAAAGCCGCTGTGCAGGCCGGCAACCTTGGTTTTCGTCCCTTGGACCGGGTGTGGGTGGTTGAAGCAGAGGCCCCCCCTGGTGCCGCACGTGAAGTGACAGGGATCATCAATTTTTGTGCGGACACTCTGGTCGCTCCGGATGAGATCGGCCTCTCGGAGGTCACGTTTCGCGATCTCGATCTTCCCGAGGGGAGAAAAGTACTTGCCACGATCGCTCCTGCTCCACGCAGTGTGGATCTCGTGCGCAAGAAGCTGGAAGGACAGCGACTGGACCGCGCGGCCTTCGACGCGATTCTGGCTGACGTCGTGCAGCACAGATATTCCAAGGTTGAGCTGTCGATGTTCGTGCTCGCCTGCGCGCTCAAGACGCTCGATCTCCAAGAACTGGTGGACTATACGAGCGCTATGATTGCGGCCGGCTCGCAACTCGACTTCGGGCCGGGACCGGTGGCCGATAAGCATTGTGTCGGCGGCATTCCCGGAAACCGCACCACGATGGTCGTGGTGCCGATCCTGGCTTCTCTTGGCGTGACCATACCAAAAACTTCCTCGCGAGCGATTACGAGCCCTGCGGGCACAGCCGACACGATGGGCGTTCTCGCCGAGGTGGCGCTATCGCCATCGCGATTGCGGGCAGTCGTCCAAGAGGTTGGCGCCTGCATTGCCTGGGGTGGGGCGTTGGGACTAGCACCAGCGGATGACATTCTCATTACCGTCGAGCGACCTATGGAACTGGATACCGAAGCGCAGATGGTCGCTTCCATTCTCGCTAAGAAGAAAACGGCTGGCGCTTCCCATGTCCTGATCGACATCCCTGTCGGTCCCACTGCCAAAGTACGATCCGCGCAAGCCGCCGAGCAGTTGGCCGCGCTCTTTCGTGCGGTCGCCGAGAAAATCGACCTGCGACTTGAGGTCGTCATTACCGAAGTACGCGGCCCAATTGGGTGGGGCATCGGGCCACGATTAGAGGCGCTCGATGTGTTGGCGGTCTTGTGTCGTGACCCTCACGCGCCAGTCGATCTGCGTGAAAAATCGCTCTACCTGGCGGCACGATTACTGGAAATGACCGATGTCGTAGCGCCCAACGGCGGCTATCGTGCCGCGCAACAGGCCCTCGATTCTGGGGCGGCGGAAAAGACCTTCGCTCGCATTCTCAAGACGCAAGGCATGCATGAGTTCCCACCGGAGGCCCCGTACCGAACGCTCGTTTCGGCACTGACCGATGGTCGTATTCGTGAAATCGACTGTTGGGAAATCGCCCGAGTCGCCAAACGCGCGGGCGCGCCAGCCAACGTGTCAGCGGGGGTACGCTTGCTGCGTACCGTCGGCGATATTGTGGCACGGGGAGAGCCACTCTTCGAGATTCATGCCCAGAGTGAAGCCCAGCTCGAATTCGGTCGTGCGTACGCCGAAGCCCATCCCGAGATCGTGCGGTTTGGGTTTTAGGGGTATTTGGTGGTGCGACTTAGCGGTGCCTTGCGAGTCCTGCTCTATCTTACATCAGCCCCACAGTCGGGCGCTGGCGAGATCCGCTCCTTCCCGTAAGGTCCGCAGTTTGGCCCACACTACTGCAAATGTCATATGTAGAACTTAAAGGGCAAACGTGGTTCAGACTGCACCGGCGCGGAGACAAGGATATCGCCAATGGCGTCTGCGAAGCGGATGGTTACTGGCTCGCGATCATTGAATAGACAGGTGTTGAAATTGATCTTGCTCAGCGACAACACATCCGCCATCACTGTCTGGATGTCTGCCGCTCCTCGCCGAATGGAGACGTGTAGGGGATTTGGTGTATCCGGCCCCATGTACGTGTCGAGGCGCGGTACGTAGCCGGAAGTCCAAAGAAAACCTGACCTATGGTCGGTGACCATTGCCGTGCCCCGAATGGTTGGATAGCTACCCGGACGATATAACTTAAGCTGGTCCCAGGCATCCGAGATCTGCACGCCTACGACATTCGTTCGCTTTCCTTGGCACGCCTCCACGAAGCCGTCCCATTCGTCATTACTGAATGATGACTTGGCATGAATGAACAGCTCAGCCGGATCGTCTGGATGCCGAAGTCGATACTCATCCAGCACTGTACTCGCAAGCTTCTGTGCGGCAGCGCGGTCAAGATGGAACTGCTTGCTGTCCGGTTGGTACCAAGGTCCGAGTGCGCCTCGGAACACGACACCTTCGCCATCTGATAGGAACATCTGTGCTGCACAGCAGGCGTGACGAATATCCCTGTCCTTCGGCTGCTGCTTGTAGACCAACCCGACGTAACACACGCCCGGACGCACGTTCGCTAGCTGCCATGGACGACCACCGCTCTTATAATACGAGGCTGTGCAGAGCTTCCAGGCAATCGTCGCCGGATCCTCGACGCGACGCTTCAGGTCTATCTTGTTTGCTTTCAAGAACTCGTACGGCGTAAGTGTCGTTTCGCGTACGATCTGTGTAACGATTTGATGGTCGAGCAAGCGTGCTTTGAGCTGCCGACGGAAGTTTTTGGCGTATTTGTAGATCTCTGCTTCTGCTTCATCTTGGCCGAACAACGTCGGTTGAATGGCGAGAGAAGCAACTTTTCTCTCCTCAAGCGTTATTTTACCAGTTACCCGATCCGCCGCAGCGACGGTTGACAGCGGCCGGCCAAGTTCATAGATGAACTCCGGGATGACAACGTACCAGAAGCTCGGCGGGTCTTCGTCCCGCTTGCGGTCGGCCACGAGTCGATCAACAAAAACATCGACCGCCGTCTTGATGGCCTCATGTCGGTTGGCGATACGCATGGACTGTAGCAGTTGCTGCTCATCGATGTCGGTAATTGTACGCGTTGGTTCTGTGGGCCACGTTGCGAAAAAGGCCTCACTGAATCCTGGGAACGCGACGTGGTGAGCTTCTATTGCCTTCGACATCCGACCCCGCAAAGGGACATCAATGAAGTTTGCCACCTGGGCAGCCCATTCCTTGAAGCGACGTAGCGAATCGGAGGTGCCGATCACCCCATAGCGCACCGATCTTGGCTGGGGTGCAGCATCGACGGGTCCGAACAGATAGAGTCCATCCCTCGGGTAGTCAGCTGTCTGTCCGAAACGGAATTCGAGTTGGGGTTCAGGCACATGGATCAATCGGGGCCTGCTCATGGAGTTATTTCCTCTTCTTCCGCTGTGTCATCTGCCGATTCATCCCAGTCATCAAACTCGACGTCCGGATCATCCTCATCCGAGGGTTCTTCGCCGACATGCAGAACACTAACAGGAGAGGTAAAGCTTCTGGGTGGTAAGGCAAGGACCATCTGCTCCCGATGCGAGACTGGTAACTCGATCTCGGAATAGCCGTTACCCAGCCACCACAAAAAAGCAAACAACATGTCCCGCCAGCGCGCATTACGCCACGACTTTGCGAAGGAGCGCCGCAACTGGTGCCTGCGCTTGACATTCCTGAGTGCGTCCAGGCCGTTGTCTGAAAAAATAAGCCGTGCTGACAAGCGTAGGTGACGCAATGGAGACGTCCGGACCTGGCCGTTGATGGCGTAATGCCAATGTATTTTGCGTTTGGCTGATACCCCAATGATCTGGCGCCGTCCTTTCTGCTGCGGCCAATCAAAGCGAATCTGAGTAAGCGGGACCGTGTGGATATTGCCCCACCAAGCTTGCCGACCACGGGAGCCCTTATAGCTTGTGAGCCTCCGGTTCTGCAAGAAGTTTTCGAAGGCTTGGTTTCCCAGATCGGAAAATTGCCTGCGGGCTTCGTATGGCGCAATTTCCAACCGCCTCCACCCGTCTTCAAGAAACGTGCGGACCTGCAAATCACAGACGATACGAGCTGGCATGTCCAGCGCGAGCAGACCGTTTCCATCAGGAATAGCGAAGGTCAGTACGCCAGTGTTGAACGGTATTATCGGCCAATGATGTAGGGTCCTGTTCTGGAAGCGCTCGATTGGGACCCCCGACGACGGTTCGCAGTAGCGAATGAACCGAGGCAGTCTGCGAAAGATCAACCAGTTTGAGATCAACCGTTCGGGGCGTTGTACAAGCCGCGTTGCTCCTACGCTTTGCGCCGTTAGCCAGTCCTCCATTGACCGGCCCGGACGCCGTGGAACTCTATGGACGTTAGCCAAAAGATCTACAAGCTCGGCAAGGCCCGTAGCCCAACTGTGGCTGAAATCGACGTATTGGGCCTGCACAATCCGGAACGGCGCCTCATACGACTCTAGTCGAAGGGGGATGATGAACTCGCGGTCATTGAGCTTGTGCGCCAGCTGAGTTCCTATTTCGATTTCATTGCGGACACCCTGCTTATCGAGTCCGGCAGGGGTGCAAACCAACAGCATTTTGATCGTACGCTGACGCAGTGCTTCTTCCAATTCTCGCGACCAGTCGGAACCTCCGTGCAGCCGCATGACATCCGCCCACACCTCGTACCCTATGGCTGCCAGCTTGGCACCCAACCAACGGGTGAAGGCGTTGGCCTCCGGGTTTGCGTGGGATATGAAAAGGGCTTCTCGGTTGGGCGTCTTCATCACGAACTTTTGCCGTTAAGAAGTTCTGAAGGTAGCAGGTCTGGAACTCGTCATCAAGAGAACATCTAGAAGATTTAGGTCAAGTCTTGCACTGCCACATTGTCAGGAAAGAAAAAGCGAAGTAGGGTGCCTACCATGCGCCAACACAAAACGGCGCGCTTTACGCGCCCTACGGTTCCTGATTGCTCGGCAGTGTCGTAGCTTGGTAAAAGTCCTTACAACGTGGTGAGGCAGACCATTAAAGGATGATAAAGCGCCCGTACTCCTGGAAATGCCGGTCAAAGGCAATGGCTTCCTGAATGCTGAGCCGCTCCATTACGGCAAAACTCGCGGCATCACAGAGCAAGTACGACTTGTCTTCGTGAGCACGGAGAATGACGCCTGCGCGTGTTTCATCCTGAGCCGAGAGACGTTCGATATTGCAAAATCCACGCTCGATATTATCGAGAAAGGCAAGAGCATTGATCCGACCATTGCGGGTGCGATAAAGAAGGAGCGCGTACGTTTCGAAAACCACGGCGTTTGTCGTGAAGAGCCGCCATCGCTCAGCTTTCGCGCGCTGGAATAGCGCAACCGCTCGCTCGTGAAACGGATCGGCTCCCGCTAGGTACGCGAAGAAGCCGCTACTATCGACCAAGACAGATTTCACGGGAGTTCGTGGCGGTCACTATAGATTTCGGCAAGATGTCGATACTTATCGCTGGAGACGTCCGTGTCGACAGTCTCGGCTGTTCCAGCAAGCGCCAGAAATGTATCGAGCGCGGCGAGTTGAGTCTCATCGGCTACATTCTCTTCGTTCCGACCAAGATGATCAATTTTTTCCATGAGATGCAGACGCTCTTGTGGGGAGAGCAGTTTTACTTCTTCCGTGATCTCTTCGACAGTATGCATATCAGCTTCCCGTCCTCTCGTCATGACTCTAACAACTTTTCAACGAGGCGTTCGCCTTTTCCTCTCTAGAGTAAAGCAAAGAGATTGCTTCGTCACCTGCGGCAACTCGCAATGACAGGCGCTACCCGGTTTCAAACACGCTCGTCGTCTGGTTTCGTGGAAGAAATGCTAGCATACGTTTCCCTCTGTACCGATAGTCGAAAGGTAAGCCGCGGATTTCACAGTGTGGGGCATATCGTCGCGTGCCCCACACTGGCCTGTAGGGTCGATTCCTCCATTTCCCACCTTTGCCGTTTTACCGTCTGCCGACATTCGGCTTCCTCCCTAACCAGCCAAGCCTTCGGCATCTAAATTGCTCCTTCTTCCACACAAGACCACAACTAGGAGGATGTGTCATGAGCAATACCGGATTAGAAGCCTTCGACTCCACGCTACAGAAGACCCATATCTGGCTCGACGACATTATGCGCGAAATGGGATGGGCCGACGAGAAACAGCGCGCCTATCTTGCATTGCGCAGCGTTCTTCACGCCTTGCGCGACCGACTGACGGTAGCAGAGGCGGTGGACCTCGGCGCGCAATTACCGATGCTGGTGCGCGGCTTCTACTACGAAGGGTGGAAACCTGCTAGCACCCCACGCAAGGAGCACCATAAAGAAGAGTTTCTCGCGCACGTGAAGCATTCTTTCAAAAGCGACGACTATATGGATGCGGAACAGATCGTCCGCGCAGTCTTCCGTGTGTTGGCACGCCACGTCAGCGAAGGTGAGATTAAAGATGTCCAGGTGACCTTGCCGGCGGAGTTGCGAGCATTATGGTCGCCAGAAGACCTGAAAACTTGGGTCTGATGGTGGCGGCGCTTTTCCATGGGAAGACAGTTGTAGGGTCGTTTTCTTCTTTTGCATTCTTGCGAATCGCGAGTGCGGCTTCTTCTTATTCGTGAGAAGACGCAGATCGTTCAAAGGAGAAATATAGTGTCAATAAAGATGAAGGGTAGGGGTAGTATTCGAACACGACGCAACTTGGCAGAGTTTGACGCCTCGGACCCGTACCAGCCTCAGTTAGACCCGGGCGAAGTGGCAGCCTGCACCGGATGTCAGGCTGTGTATCAACGACGGCATTGGTTTTTCGATCATGACACCTACGTCCGAGAAACCATGCAACCCACGACGCGGCTGGTTCTCTGTCCAGCTTGTCAGAAAATTCGTGACAGCTATGCGGAAGGGCAGGTTACGCTGCAACCGAGTGCGTTTCTCTCCGCGCACAAAGACGAAATCGTTCGCTTGATTCACAACGAAGAAGATCGCGCCAAGGGGATGAACCCCTTGGAACGTATCGTGGCCCTCAAGGAGTCGGAAGACAGCGTGGTCATCACCACCACGAACGAGAAACTCGCTCAGCGGATCGGGCGGGCATTGAAAAACGCGTTCCAAGGGAAGACGACTTATCGGTGGTCCGAGCCCAAATTCCTCTCGGTCGAATGGGAGCGTTCGGAATAACTGAAAGAAAAAGAAGAAGGAGGTGTCGTATGTCACTACAAAAGTTTTGCGACCGTCCCGTGGTCACGGTTGCTCCGGAACAGACTATTGCTGCGGCCTGTCAACTGCTCCGCGAGAAGAATGTCGGGTGCTTGGTCGCAGTCGAGGACGGAAAACTTCGCGGTATCCTCACGGATCGCGACATCGCCCTCAAAGTAACTGGTGAGAAGAAAGACCCGCAGCTCACCAAGGTGCGGGAGGTCATGACCGGCAATCCACTGAGTATTGCCGTGAACAAAACCTTGCACGATCTCACCTCGCTAATGCACACGCACCACGTCCGCCGTGTCCCTATTGTGGCTGGGGGAGACAAGGTCGTCGGCATGGTCACTCTGGACGATTTGATCATGCTGCTCGGCCAAGAGATGGCGGACATTGGCCAAGGCGTGTCCGGCGCGCTGTTCTATAAACCGTCACCCAGCGGAGAAGAGCCCAGTCCGTTTCCGTTGGAGTGGATGATGTCGTATTTGTAGAGCACTTCGCAATTACGTTCACGAGAAAGAGAAAGACTCGCGCCGCTGGCGGCTTGCCACCAGCGCAAATATTGCTCCCAGGCAGACAAGCTGCCTGAGTCACACCGTGTTCTTGGAAGCATCGCATAAACCAGCAATGGCAAACCCCATCCCTAACGCCGAGATCGCCCGCCGCTTCGAAGAAGTGGCGTGGTTGCTGGAGGAGCAAGGAGCAAATGTCTATCGCATCCAGGCCTACCGCCGCGCGGCTCCCGCACTCCAAAGGACAACAATCTTGGGCCGACGGTAAGCCGGAAAAATCCCGGACAGTATTGAGCTTGTCCAGCAGTGCTGTAGAGTGCTCTATCGGCTGTATCCAAAAAACTTTCGTCTTGAAGATACCTTAGGCATGATCGGGGCGCGCTGGGGGCTATAGGCGATCAAATCTGGCCAGGATCCCAGTTCTATTGCGCGACAATGGCAGGAATCGCTCGATCACTTTCGCGCCCTCCGAGCCAAGTATCGGCTTTACCCTCTGCAGAGTCGCAATGAGTAGTCGTTATTGTTTGATCCTGACACGCAAATACGCCACACAGCTATTAAGATTCACCATCTGGGGATAATCCGCCTCGGGAATATCGACGCCGGTCGCCTCATGGATACCGATCATGATGTTCAACCCATCCATGGAATCAATATCCAGCTGTTCCCGTAGATCGACCACGGGGTCAATCTGGTCAAGATCGGCCTCTGGCGCGATGTCGCCGATGGCTCGTAAGACGATCGCTTTAATTTCGTCATCAGTCATAGCTTCTCCGGTGTTTGCAAGAGACGGTCGATGGCGGCGAGGAAGAGTCCGCCGCGATGTCCATCACTGGCGCGGTGATCAGCGGCCAGCGTGGCCATCATCACCGGTTTGACGCCAAGCATGCCATTGGCCGCCCACGGCTGCTCACCGATCTTGCCGAAGCCCACGAGCGCCACTTGCGGCGGGTAGATCACGCCAAAGACCGTTTCCACTCCCTGCTCTCCCAGACTGGTCACGGTAATCGTGGCGTCGGCAATCTCGGAACTGCGCAACACCCCCGCTCGCACCCGTTTCACCAAGTCACGCAGGTTCGCCATAATTTCGTCGAGACTTTTTTTGTCCACGTCATGAATCGCCGGCGCGATCAGCCCGCCTTGACGCAGGGAAATGGCCACGCCCGCGTGCACGGCCTCGCTCGGTTTGAAGGCTCCATCGACCCAAAACCCATTAATTTCCGGGAATTCATGCAGCGCCAGCGCCACGGCCTTCAGCAAGAGCACGGCATAGAGCAACCGTTCGGTCACCGGCCGTTTGAGGTTTTCCGCTTGCAGCCATGTCAGCGTTTTGCTCATGTCAATGTGAGCGCCCAGGTAGTAATGCGGGATCTCCCGCTTGGAACGGGACATGGCGGCGGCAATAGCTTTGCGCATCGCCGCCTGACGCTCGGCTGGAGCTATGGCAGGCTTGACCGGTGGAGTCACTTTGGGAGCTTCCATCGGCGGAACGGCTAGCGGAGGCGGTGGAGTGACGACTGGGACAGCCTCGGGAGCCGCTTTCGTGGCGGCAGCTCGCTGTACGTCAGCCTGGGTAATGGCCCCGTCTGGCCCTGTCCCCTTCACCCGGGAAAGATCCACTCCCAGCTCTATCGCCGTGCGCATGGCCAGCGGTGAAACCCGTAAACGACCAGAAGGAGCTGGCGGGACTCGAGGCGGTGGCGGTTTCTCCACACGAAGTGGCGGGGCCGCAGGTCGCGGAAGGGGAGACGCGGCCTGCGGCTGGGGGAGAGGGGTAACTAATGGTCGGGCAGCTTCGCCATCCGTAGCGATAATGGCAAGCACGGAGCCGACCGGAACGGTCTCACCTAGCTGTACGACAATGCTTTGAATGATCCCACCTGCAAATACTTCGATTTCGATCGCGGCTTTTTCCGTATCGACCACCGCGATGATATCTCCCCGTTTGACTGCATCGCCCGGCTTGACCAGCCACTCAATCAGAGTGCCGGCCTCCATATCGGCACCAAGCGAGGGCATGCGAAATTCAGCCATGAGCGCCCACCATCTGCTGGACCATGGCGACAATCGTCTGCGCCTGTGGCAGCGCCGCATCCTCCAAATGCTTGGGGTATGGCATCGGCACCTCAGCACTACACACCCGCGCCACGGGCAGGTCTAGTTCGTAGAAGGCGTTTTCCATAATACGGGCGCTGATCTCCGCCGAGATGCTACCGCTGCGCCAGCCTTCGTCGATAATCACCGCGCGATGCGTGCGCGTCACCGAATCGAGGATGGTAGTAGTATCGAGCGGACGTAAAGTGCGCAAGTCAACAACTTCGGCATTGACGCCGGTACCTGACAGTTCTTCCGCGGCTTGCAGCGTCTTGCTCAGCGTGCCGCCATAGGTAATCAAGCTCACGTCCGTCCCGGGTCGCCGGATCACTGCTTTCTCAATATCCACTGCCCCCGCATCTGCCGCCAGTTCACTTTCCATATTGTACAAACCGCCATGCTCGAAGATCAGCACCGGATCGGGGTCCTGCAGCGCGGTCCACAGCATCCCACGGGCGTCCTCGACCGTGGCTGGAGTCAGCACCTTGATTCCTGGAATGTGCGCGTACCAGCCTTCGAGACTGTGGGAATGCTGCGCGGCGAGTTGGCGTCCCGCGCCGGTGGTCATGCGGATGACCAGGGGAATGTTGAACTGTCCGCCGGACATGTGCAGGATCGTGGCGGCGTTGTTTACGATCTGATCCAACGCCAACAGACTGAAATTGACCGTCATGATCTCCACAATCGGGCGCATGCCGCCCAGGGCGGCGCCAATGCCGGCGCCCACGAATGCTGCCTCCGACAGTGGCGTGTCTCGAATGCGCTCTGGACCGAATTCCTCCAAGAGCCCCTTGCTCACCGCGAAGCAGCCGCCGTAGCGACCAACGTCCTCGCCCATGAGGAAGACACGTGGATCGCGCTGCAGAGCGTCGCGGATCGCCTGCCGCATCGCTTCGCGGTAAGTTATTTTCGTCGTCTTCGCTTCAGTTGTCATGTGCGCATCTTTTCAGAATAGACGTACTTCGCGAGGTCCTCGATCGCTTCCCACGTGCCAGCTTCGGCAAACTCCACAGCCGCTGCGACCTCTTTGGCGATGTCTTCCTCAAGCTGTTTCACCTCGTCGTCAGCAATCAGGCCCTGTTCCTGCATGCGCGCCTGAAAGGCCGCGAGCGGATCGCGGTGCTTCCATTCCTCTATCTCTTGTTTATCGCGGTAGAGCTGAGGGTCGTACATGGAATGCGCTCGGAACCGATAGGTGCGAAATTCCAAGAAGCATGGGCCTCCCCCCGAGCGTACACTTAACGCCGCCCGTTGCGTCGCGTCTTCACAGGCAATGACATCCATGCCATCCACCGGCCAGGCTGGCATCTCGTAACTCGCGGCCTTGAGGCAGAGATCGATTTCCGACTCCGAGCGCTGCAAAGCGGTGCCCATCGCATAGAGATTATTCTCGCAGCAAAACAGCACGGGCAATTTCCACAAGGCGGCCAGGTTCATGGACTCGTGAAACTCGCCTTCGGCGACCGCGCCTTCGCCAAAGAAACAGGCCGTCGCGCGCGGTCGCTTCTGCATTTTATCGGCCAGCGCCAAGCCCACCGCCACAGGCAATCCGCCGCCCACGATGGCATTGCCGCCATAGAAGCGGGTCGCGGCGTCGAAGAGGTGCATCGAACCGCCTCGTCCTCGGCTACATCCTTCTTGCTTGCCGTACATCTCGGCCATGATCGAGGCGGCGGACACCCCACGCGCCAACGCGTGACCGTGTTCACGATACGTCGCCACGATCGCGTCATCCGATTCGAGGGCTTGCATGGCACCAACGGCGACCGCTTCCTCGCCAATGTAGAGATGAAGAAACCCCCGGATCTTCGTCGCGCTGTACAATTCTGCGCATTTCTCCTCGAAGCGGCGGATACGTAACATCTCGCGCAGCAGAAACAGCGAGTGATGGCGGTCGAGGGGTGGTGAGTGAAAAGTCGCGGGTTGGCTCATGTGTCGCTCTCCAACGTCGAGGTATCGCCTTCCGGCAGCCCCAGTTCGCGCGCCTTGAGCAAACGACGCATGATCTTGCCGCTGCGCGTCTTGGGTACGCTAGCGACGAAGTCAATCTCCTTGGGCGCCACCACTGCCCCTAACCGTTTGCGGGCAAATCCCAGCAAGTCGCGCTTGAGTTCTTCTTGGGGTTCATACCCGAGCTTGAGTGAAACGAACGCCTTGACGATTTCTCCCACGACCGGGTCCGGCTTGCCG
The window above is part of the Deltaproteobacteria bacterium genome. Proteins encoded here:
- a CDS encoding ATPase; the encoded protein is MAEFDASDPYQPQLDPGEVAACTGCQAVYQRRHWFFDHDTYVRETMQPTTRLVLCPACQKIRDSYAEGQVTLQPSAFLSAHKDEIVRLIHNEEDRAKGMNPLERIVALKESEDSVVITTTNEKLAQRIGRALKNAFQGKTTYRWSEPKFLSVEWERSE
- a CDS encoding CBS domain-containing protein, producing MSLQKFCDRPVVTVAPEQTIAAACQLLREKNVGCLVAVEDGKLRGILTDRDIALKVTGEKKDPQLTKVREVMTGNPLSIAVNKTLHDLTSLMHTHHVRRVPIVAGGDKVVGMVTLDDLIMLLGQEMADIGQGVSGALFYKPSPSGEEPSPFPLEWMMSYL
- a CDS encoding acyl carrier protein, with protein sequence MTDDEIKAIVLRAIGDIAPEADLDQIDPVVDLREQLDIDSMDGLNIMIGIHEATGVDIPEADYPQMVNLNSCVAYLRVRIKQ
- a CDS encoding 2-oxo acid dehydrogenase subunit E2 translates to MAEFRMPSLGADMEAGTLIEWLVKPGDAVKRGDIIAVVDTEKAAIEIEVFAGGIIQSIVVQLGETVPVGSVLAIIATDGEAARPLVTPLPQPQAASPLPRPAAPPLRVEKPPPPRVPPAPSGRLRVSPLAMRTAIELGVDLSRVKGTGPDGAITQADVQRAAATKAAPEAVPVVTPPPPLAVPPMEAPKVTPPVKPAIAPAERQAAMRKAIAAAMSRSKREIPHYYLGAHIDMSKTLTWLQAENLKRPVTERLLYAVLLLKAVALALHEFPEINGFWVDGAFKPSEAVHAGVAISLRQGGLIAPAIHDVDKKSLDEIMANLRDLVKRVRAGVLRSSEIADATITVTSLGEQGVETVFGVIYPPQVALVGFGKIGEQPWAANGMLGVKPVMMATLAADHRASDGHRGGLFLAAIDRLLQTPEKL
- a CDS encoding alpha-ketoacid dehydrogenase subunit beta — protein: MTTEAKTTKITYREAMRQAIRDALQRDPRVFLMGEDVGRYGGCFAVSKGLLEEFGPERIRDTPLSEAAFVGAGIGAALGGMRPIVEIMTVNFSLLALDQIVNNAATILHMSGGQFNIPLVIRMTTGAGRQLAAQHSHSLEGWYAHIPGIKVLTPATVEDARGMLWTALQDPDPVLIFEHGGLYNMESELAADAGAVDIEKAVIRRPGTDVSLITYGGTLSKTLQAAEELSGTGVNAEVVDLRTLRPLDTTTILDSVTRTHRAVIIDEGWRSGSISAEISARIMENAFYELDLPVARVCSAEVPMPYPKHLEDAALPQAQTIVAMVQQMVGAHG
- the pdhA gene encoding pyruvate dehydrogenase (acetyl-transferring) E1 component subunit alpha, translated to MSQPATFHSPPLDRHHSLFLLREMLRIRRFEEKCAELYSATKIRGFLHLYIGEEAVAVGAMQALESDDAIVATYREHGHALARGVSAASIMAEMYGKQEGCSRGRGGSMHLFDAATRFYGGNAIVGGGLPVAVGLALADKMQKRPRATACFFGEGAVAEGEFHESMNLAALWKLPVLFCCENNLYAMGTALQRSESEIDLCLKAASYEMPAWPVDGMDVIACEDATQRAALSVRSGGGPCFLEFRTYRFRAHSMYDPQLYRDKQEIEEWKHRDPLAAFQARMQEQGLIADDEVKQLEEDIAKEVAAAVEFAEAGTWEAIEDLAKYVYSEKMRT